The Chrysiogenia bacterium genome includes a window with the following:
- a CDS encoding 1-(5-phosphoribosyl)-5-((5-phosphoribosylamino)methylideneamino)imidazole-4-carboxamide isomerase (catalyzes the formation of 5-(5-phospho-1-deoxyribulos-1-ylamino)methylideneamino-l-(5-phosphoribosyl)imidazole-4-carboxamide from 1-(5-phosphoribosyl)-5-[(5-phosphoribosylamino)methylideneamino] imidazole-4-carboxamide): MGRACKDAGIGVILSGGVSSLEDVEQARTLADDGVIGVISGRAIYEGKLDVASAVRCLRGQ, from the coding sequence CATGGGCCGCGCCTGCAAGGACGCCGGGATCGGCGTGATCCTCTCGGGCGGTGTGTCCTCCCTCGAAGATGTCGAGCAGGCCCGCACGCTCGCCGATGACGGCGTAATCGGTGTCATCAGCGGCCGCGCGATTTACGAGGGCAAACTCGACGTGGCCAGCGCGGTGCGCTGCTTGCGCGGGCAATAG